The proteins below come from a single Candidatus Desulfarcum epimagneticum genomic window:
- a CDS encoding conserved hypothetical protein (Evidence 4 : Unknown function but conserved in other organisms), producing MFVSQSMTQEVVTIDKDADIYDAHRLMGEHRIRHLPVIDSRNLLIGIVTDRDLRSALPQGIYKKGGGKSESEKKVDLKAKDIMSIDPVTISPQLTIQDALLLAQKTRVGALPVVDEANRLTGILSVRDLLRAFINVLGIGEPGTLICIVVEEKIGQMKKIVDAITEENVSMGSILVARYWEEGKRVVFAYLLTLNVTGVKKRLEDVGFELLDPMRWYMDQLPKARA from the coding sequence ATGTTTGTCAGTCAATCCATGACCCAGGAAGTGGTCACCATCGATAAAGACGCCGATATTTACGACGCCCACCGGCTGATGGGGGAGCATCGCATCCGCCATCTTCCCGTCATCGACTCCAGAAATCTGCTCATCGGGATCGTGACGGACCGGGATTTAAGGAGCGCTTTGCCCCAGGGCATTTACAAAAAGGGCGGGGGAAAATCCGAGTCCGAAAAGAAAGTGGATCTCAAGGCCAAGGACATCATGTCCATTGATCCGGTCACCATCTCTCCCCAGCTCACCATCCAGGACGCTCTTTTGCTCGCCCAGAAGACCCGGGTGGGGGCGCTTCCGGTGGTGGACGAGGCCAACCGACTCACGGGGATTCTGTCCGTCCGGGACCTTTTGCGGGCGTTTATCAACGTGCTGGGAATCGGCGAGCCCGGGACTTTGATCTGCATTGTGGTGGAGGAAAAGATCGGGCAGATGAAAAAAATCGTGGACGCCATCACCGAGGAGAATGTGTCCATGGGCAGCATCCTGGTGGCCCGGTACTGGGAGGAGGGCAAGCGGGTGGTGTTCGCCTATCTGCTGACCCTGAATGTGACCGGGGTCAAAAAGAGGCTGGAAGACGTCGGCTTCGAGCTGCTGGATCCCATGCGATGGTACATGGACCAGCTCCCCAAGGCCCGTGCCTGA
- a CDS encoding Histone deacetylase, whose protein sequence is MRKTGFLYDERFLAHKTGPFHPEVPERLTAIQQGIKDAGLMDKLTRIEAEPADMKWIEAIHTQYYIKNFKDACLAGEKIFYCPDNQMCMSTFDAARLAVGGILRVTDMVMDGRLDNAFCAVRPPGHHAETDQAMGFCYFANVALAARYLIDKWGIKRVGVVDFDVHHGNGTQHIFEQDPSVFYYSIHEHPSFAFPGTGREFEDGKGEGKGFTKNSPILPGGGDEEYKKSFENDLFPAFDAFKPEVIIVSAGFDAHVEDNMSRINLSTGGFSWMMKRICEMADSYSGGRALSILEGGYSLKRLPELAGGHVNILMNGG, encoded by the coding sequence ATGAGAAAAACAGGTTTTTTATACGACGAGCGCTTCCTGGCGCATAAGACCGGGCCGTTTCATCCCGAGGTCCCTGAAAGGCTCACCGCCATTCAGCAGGGGATCAAAGACGCGGGGCTCATGGACAAGCTGACCCGGATCGAGGCCGAGCCCGCCGACATGAAATGGATCGAGGCGATCCACACCCAGTACTACATCAAGAATTTTAAAGACGCCTGCCTGGCCGGAGAGAAGATTTTTTACTGCCCGGACAACCAGATGTGCATGAGCACCTTTGACGCCGCCCGTCTGGCGGTGGGGGGCATACTGCGTGTGACGGATATGGTGATGGATGGCCGGCTGGACAACGCCTTTTGCGCGGTGAGGCCCCCGGGCCATCACGCGGAGACGGACCAGGCCATGGGGTTTTGCTATTTCGCCAATGTGGCCCTGGCCGCCCGGTACCTTATCGACAAGTGGGGGATCAAGCGGGTGGGCGTCGTGGATTTCGACGTGCATCACGGAAACGGCACCCAGCATATTTTTGAGCAGGACCCGTCCGTGTTTTACTATTCCATCCATGAGCACCCGTCCTTCGCCTTTCCGGGCACCGGCCGGGAGTTTGAGGACGGAAAGGGCGAGGGCAAAGGGTTCACGAAAAACTCGCCGATTCTTCCAGGCGGCGGGGATGAGGAATACAAAAAAAGTTTTGAAAATGATCTGTTTCCGGCCTTTGACGCCTTCAAGCCGGAGGTCATCATCGTGTCCGCCGGGTTTGACGCCCACGTGGAGGACAACATGTCCCGGATCAATCTTTCCACCGGCGGGTTTTCATGGATGATGAAACGGATCTGCGAAATGGCGGACTCGTATTCCGGGGGCCGGGCGCTGTCCATTCTCGAAGGAGGCTACAGCCTCAAGCGCTTGCCGGAGCTGGCGGGCGGGCATGTCAATATATTAATGAACGGGGGATAA